In a single window of the Flavobacterium sp. W4I14 genome:
- a CDS encoding 1,4-dihydroxy-6-naphthoate synthase (product_source=KO:K11785; cog=COG2107; ko=KO:K11785; pfam=PF02621; superfamily=53850): protein MKLTLGFSPCPNDTFIFDALIHHKIDTEGLEFEVSYDDVETLNQKALRGELDITKLSFHAFAYVANQYALLDAGSALGFGVGPLLISKNYFDGENDAELHTPGSKLRVGIPGKYTTANFLLGIAYPHLQNKQELVFSEIESALLSGQIDLGLIIHENRFTYQDKGLTKIVDLGDYWEKLTGCAIPLGGIVINRNLDREVQLKVNRLIRQSVEFAFSHPKSGIDFIREHAQAMEESVMYKHIELYVNKYSINLGEEGRKAVDTLFKLAQERNIIPAIQENLYI from the coding sequence ATTTATTTTCGATGCGCTAATTCACCATAAAATTGACACTGAAGGATTAGAATTTGAGGTTTCTTATGATGATGTAGAAACTTTAAACCAAAAGGCGCTTAGGGGCGAATTAGATATTACCAAATTAAGTTTCCATGCTTTTGCCTATGTGGCCAATCAGTATGCCTTACTGGATGCTGGAAGTGCCCTGGGTTTTGGTGTTGGACCGTTATTAATCAGTAAGAATTATTTCGATGGAGAAAATGACGCTGAACTCCATACACCAGGCTCCAAACTGAGGGTTGGAATACCAGGAAAATACACTACTGCTAATTTTTTGCTAGGGATTGCTTATCCTCATTTACAAAACAAACAGGAGCTTGTTTTTTCGGAAATTGAATCAGCTTTGCTTAGCGGGCAGATTGATTTAGGACTGATTATTCACGAAAACAGGTTTACCTATCAGGATAAAGGTTTAACCAAAATTGTTGATTTAGGCGATTACTGGGAAAAACTAACCGGTTGTGCCATTCCACTGGGCGGCATCGTAATCAACCGTAATTTAGATCGCGAGGTACAGTTAAAAGTAAACCGTTTAATCCGCCAATCGGTAGAGTTTGCCTTTTCACATCCAAAATCGGGGATCGATTTTATCCGCGAGCATGCCCAGGCCATGGAAGAAAGCGTAATGTACAAACACATCGAATTATATGTGAATAAATATAGCATAAACCTTGGCGAAGAAGGCCGTAAAGCGGTTGATACTTTATTTAAACTTGCCCAGGAACGAAATATTATTCCTGCCATTCAAGAGAATTTATATATCTAA